A genomic segment from Chitinophaga flava encodes:
- a CDS encoding helix-turn-helix domain-containing protein gives MAEKRENIGIISLPAYAQADPSFVVSGLCELGETFFDQAGVPHRHDFYTIYWIKRGSLLHTIDTVTHVVKRNTLFFLAPGQVHNLQMSERIEGYMIAFQDAFMCLKDQTQVSGINSGLFFNDQFSSVITLDQDQSADIEAIVRLMLKELNTREPEYEMALHGLLRYFLVLGSRIKGHSVAIPPEQHAMHNSSIFLKFKNLIEEKYHELKTVSDYAGLLHIKPVLLNEISKQLSGITAGEHIRNRVILEAQRYLYNTDLTAKEIAYKLGFDDPHYFSRFFKKYTSQSPSEFKEASRSVSHQV, from the coding sequence ATGGCGGAAAAACGCGAAAATATCGGGATTATTTCTTTACCAGCCTATGCACAGGCAGATCCATCTTTTGTGGTGTCTGGCCTCTGTGAGCTGGGAGAAACCTTTTTTGACCAGGCTGGCGTGCCTCACCGGCACGATTTCTATACCATCTACTGGATCAAACGAGGATCCCTGTTGCATACCATCGATACCGTAACCCATGTGGTAAAACGCAACACCTTGTTTTTCCTCGCACCTGGTCAGGTACATAATTTACAGATGAGCGAGCGCATCGAAGGGTATATGATCGCCTTTCAGGATGCTTTTATGTGTCTGAAAGACCAGACTCAGGTGTCTGGCATCAATTCCGGCCTCTTTTTCAACGACCAGTTCAGCAGTGTGATCACACTTGATCAGGATCAATCTGCTGATATTGAAGCTATTGTGCGCCTGATGCTGAAAGAACTGAATACCCGGGAGCCTGAATATGAAATGGCCCTTCATGGACTGCTGCGTTATTTCCTGGTACTGGGGTCCCGTATTAAAGGCCACAGTGTGGCCATTCCACCGGAACAGCATGCTATGCACAACAGTTCCATCTTCCTGAAATTCAAAAACCTGATCGAAGAAAAATATCACGAACTAAAGACCGTATCTGACTATGCCGGTCTGCTTCATATAAAACCCGTGCTGCTGAATGAAATCAGCAAGCAGCTGTCTGGTATCACCGCAGGAGAGCATATTCGTAACAGGGTTATCCTGGAGGCACAGCGTTATCTTTATAATACCGACCTCACCGCTAAAGAAATTGCCTATAAGCTTGGGTTTGATGACCCACATTATTTCAGCCGTTTCTTCAAGAAATACACGTCCCAGAGCCCTTCCGAATTTAAGGAAGCCTCCCGCTCTGTCAGCCATCAGGTCTGA
- a CDS encoding segregation and condensation protein A, protein MSEQVSYKIKLPQFEGPFDLLLFFIERDELDIYNIPINTITQEFLQYIHHIESLNIELASEFILFVSTLMRIKAKMLLPRKELDEQGNEIDPRMELIDKILEYKRYKQAAAEMAEMEAERMLHIKRGNIAKELAEIGEVTSEGTEIQTLTLFKLAQTFEKVIQRMKARDHKPQHVVYKYDYTMEGSRMYMEELAKAERTLSFEKIFDHCKDRVHAIFLFLSMLELVQMKHLGIMVGEGRNNFIIDYIDPENREEEPAGTLTEE, encoded by the coding sequence GTGAGTGAACAGGTTTCCTACAAAATAAAATTACCGCAGTTTGAAGGTCCTTTTGACCTCTTGTTGTTCTTTATAGAACGTGATGAGTTGGATATCTATAATATCCCGATCAATACCATTACGCAGGAATTTCTGCAGTACATCCATCATATCGAATCGTTGAACATCGAGTTAGCCAGCGAGTTTATCCTTTTTGTATCAACTCTGATGCGTATTAAGGCTAAAATGCTGCTGCCCCGCAAGGAACTGGACGAGCAGGGGAATGAAATAGACCCGCGGATGGAGCTGATAGATAAGATCCTGGAATACAAGCGGTATAAACAGGCTGCAGCTGAGATGGCGGAAATGGAGGCTGAGAGGATGTTGCATATCAAACGTGGTAATATTGCAAAAGAGCTGGCGGAAATCGGGGAAGTGACCAGTGAAGGAACGGAAATTCAGACCCTGACGCTGTTTAAGCTGGCGCAGACCTTTGAAAAGGTCATTCAGCGCATGAAAGCGCGTGATCATAAGCCCCAGCACGTGGTATACAAATATGATTATACCATGGAAGGCTCCAGAATGTACATGGAAGAGCTTGCTAAGGCAGAACGCACCTTGTCGTTCGAAAAAATATTTGATCACTGTAAAGACAGGGTCCATGCCATTTTCCTGTTCCTGAGCATGCTGGAACTGGTACAGATGAAGCACCTGGGCATTATGGTGGGCGAAGGCAGAAATAACTTTATTATAGATTACATTGATCCGGAAAACAGGGAGGAAGAGCCTGCCGGTACTTTAACTGAGGAGTAA
- a CDS encoding DUF3078 domain-containing protein — protein MRKFTLSIACCLLCFMTVQAQNDWIKTQREETAKKIKKDDKDTSTQIWRKGLNLNVNINQGTLTNWAAGGDNFSFSLGSTVYAWAFYKEGRRAWDNVADLAYGYINTTSLGGRKSDDRIDLTSKYGYDIGRHWYVSGLVNLRTQFTNGYLYSSEAPPQLSSKFFAPAYVLLSPGFDYKPVPEFSLFLSPATSRFVFVADDLLSKQGAYGVDTGKYFKYEIGAYLSANYVKTVVKNVTYKGRLDLFSNYLHNPQNIVVFFTNAFELKVNRYISAVLNVDMIYDDNVKVFENKKTGVMGPRLQVKQVIGVGFAAKF, from the coding sequence ATGAGAAAATTTACTTTGTCCATTGCCTGTTGTTTATTGTGCTTTATGACAGTACAGGCACAAAACGACTGGATAAAGACCCAACGGGAAGAAACCGCCAAAAAAATCAAGAAAGATGATAAGGATACTTCTACCCAGATATGGAGAAAAGGGTTGAACCTGAACGTGAATATTAATCAGGGAACGCTGACCAACTGGGCTGCCGGTGGAGACAATTTCTCCTTTTCCCTGGGTTCCACCGTATATGCGTGGGCGTTTTACAAAGAAGGCCGCCGCGCCTGGGATAACGTAGCCGACCTGGCCTATGGATACATTAATACAACCAGTCTGGGCGGCCGTAAAAGCGATGACCGTATAGACCTCACTTCCAAATACGGCTATGATATCGGCCGGCATTGGTATGTAAGCGGACTGGTAAACCTCCGTACACAGTTTACCAATGGTTATCTGTATTCTTCAGAGGCTCCTCCACAATTGTCGTCTAAGTTCTTTGCTCCTGCTTATGTGCTGCTGTCTCCGGGTTTCGACTATAAACCAGTGCCTGAGTTCTCTTTATTCCTCTCCCCCGCTACTTCCCGCTTTGTTTTTGTAGCAGATGATTTGCTCTCCAAACAAGGGGCTTATGGCGTGGATACCGGTAAATACTTCAAATATGAAATTGGTGCTTACCTGTCTGCCAACTATGTGAAAACAGTAGTTAAAAATGTGACCTACAAAGGCCGGCTGGACCTGTTCTCCAATTATCTTCACAACCCGCAGAACATCGTAGTATTTTTTACCAATGCGTTTGAACTGAAGGTGAACAGGTATATCTCTGCCGTGCTCAACGTAGATATGATATATGATGATAATGTAAAAGTGTTTGAAAACAAAAAAACAGGCGTGATGGGGCCCCGATTGCAGGTGAAACAGGTAATAGGGGTAGGTTTTGCAGCTAAATTCTGA